The sequence below is a genomic window from Tenacibaculum tangerinum.
TTCTCCTCTCAATCCTGGTGCGTGCCCATCTACGGGTTTGTTATAGTGTTTTGCCCAAGCGATTTTTTTCAACACCTCTTTATCTTGATAAATAACACCCGGATAATTCATCATCTCTGCTAAATATTTAATATCGGGGTTTTGTAGCATCTTGTTAATATCCTCTGCATCAATTACAGCTCCTGCACTTTCAAAAGAGGTTGCTGGCACACACGACGGTGCTCCGAAATTAAATTTTAACGGAACTTTTTTTCCGTTTTCAATCATAAAATCAACTCCTTTTACTCCTAATACATTGGCGATTTCATGCGGGTCAGAAACTGTAGATACAGTACCATGTGTAACGGCTATTTTCGCAAATTCTGAGGGTACCAACATCGAGCTTTCAATATGAATATGCGCATCTACAAAGCCTGGTAAAATATAGTTTTCTACAGTGTGTGCTACTTCTCTAATTTCTGTAATCTTTCCTTCGTTAACCTCAACTTCTCCTCTAAAGATTCGTTTGTTAGGTATGTCGACTATATTTCCTTGAACAATCATGCTAAAAAATAATTTAGTGCTAAAATACGTAGTATTCACACATAAAAAAAGCATCCTTTATTGGATGCTTTTCTGTGTTTTTATTTTTCAGCCACTGGAGGTCCTCCAGCTAAAATCTCATCATTCGCATAATCTTCAAACTTTTTAAAGTTGTTTCTAAACGAATCTGCTAATTTGTGGGCTGTTTTGTAGTAGGCTTCATCATTGTTCCAAGCCTTACGTTGGCTTAATAACTCGTCAGGCACTCCTGGACAAGTTCTTGGCTGGGCCAAACCAAATACGGAATGAATATGGTAATGTTCTCTTGTAATGCCTTCTGGTAACCCACCAGTTAATGCCGCATTAATCATTGCACGGGTGTATTTTAATTTCATACGGTTACCCACACCATAAGGTCCTGCAAACCATCCTGTATTTACCAACCACACATTAACTCCTGTTTCTTTCATTTTCTTACTTAACATCTCTGCATAACGCGTTGGATGTAATGGCATAAAAGGCGCTCCAAAACATGCTGAGAAACTAGGTTGTGGCTCTGTTACCCCAGCTTCGGTTCCTGCCACTTTAGCCGTGTATCCAGAAATAAAGTGATACGCCGCTTGCCCTGGTGTCAATTTAGAAATCGGAGGCAATACTCCAAAAGCATCTGCGGTTAAGAAGAAGATGTTCTTTGGGTTTTCACCTTTAGATGGTGTTTGAATATTTTCGATGTGATAAATAGGGTAACTTACACGTGTGTTTTGCGTAATTGAAGTATCATGAAAATCTACATTCCCTTCATCGTCCATCACCACATTTTCAAGAATGGCGCCTCTTTTAATGGCTCCGTATATCTCTGGTTCTTTGTCTTTAGATAAGTCGATTACCTTTGCATAACATCCTCCTTCAAAATTAAAGATGGAATTTTCAGCAGTCCAACCGTGCTCATCATCGCCAATTAAACTACGTGTCGGATCGGTAGATAGGGTCGTTTTACCTGTACCCGATAATCCGAAGAAAATAGCTGTATCACCATCTTTACCAACGTTTGCAGAACAGTGCATTGGTAAGGTGTTTTTAAATACGGGTAAAATAAAGTTTAAGGCAGAGAAAATTCCTTTTTTAATTTCTCCTGTATATCCTGTACCACCAACTAGTGCTATTTTTTTGGTAAAGTTTAAAATCGCAAAGTTGTGTTGGCGCGTTCCGTCTACTGCTGGATCTGCCATAAAACCAGGAGCATTTATTACGGTCCATTCTGGAGAAAAATTCTTCAATTCTTCCTCTGTAGGACGTAAAAACATGTTGTATGCAAACATATTGCTCCAAGGATATTCGTTTACCACACGAATATTTAATTTGTAAGCTTCATCTGCACATGCATAACTATCGCGTACAAACACTTCTTTGTTTGATAAATAGTTGGTTACTTTATCGTATAGCTTGTCAAATTTTTCTGAATCGAAAGGGATATTAATATCTCCCCACCAAACTTGGTCTTTCGTTATATCGTCTTTAACGATAAAACGGTCTTTAGGAGAACGACCTGTAAACTCACCTGTTTTAACTGCCAATGCTCCAAAACTAGTTTCTACTCCTTGTTCTTTTTCAATAGTGGTGTTGTGTAACTCGTCTGAAGTTAATTGATAACGAACCGTAGCGTTTTTTATGCCTAAATTATCTAACGATATCGTTTTCGTATCAAGATTTGTCATCTTAAAAGATTTTAGTTGTGTTTAATTTGGGGCAAAAATAGTTCTTTTTGTTTAAAAAGATAGATCCTGCAAAAATTTTATGAACTTTAATTCTTCCTAACTCTTTTTAAGAAGCTGAAAGCGAGCAAACTCCAACTAACTGCTAACAATATTCCTCCTAGCGGTGTTACAAACCAAATAGCTTTTGCAGGAACATTTGCCAAGTGAATGAGGTATATCGACCCTGAAAACAATACAATTCCTGCTATCATAAAGTAACTTATCTTGTTCTTTTCTTTATTTGTAAACCCAGTAAAACTATTTACAAAGAGCAAAAGCAATACATGAAAAAACTGATAGCGTACAGCAGTTTCAAAACTATCTAAAGCTTCTGGTGCGAGTTTTGTTTTTAAAGCATGGGCACCAAAAGCACCTAAAATCACAGCAATTACTCCTAAAACTGCTGTTGTTGTTAAATTTTTATACATTATATCTATTTTTGTTTGAAATTAAACTTTTTTAACGATATTGTCGCCTCAAATTTTTTACAACAAAAATACATTTTAATGAGAAATATATTGATAATTGGTGCTGGTAGATCAAGCGCTTCACTTATAAAATATTTATTAGATAAATCTTCGGAAGAAAACCTACATATTACTATTGGAGATGTATCTTTAGAAAATGCGCAATCTAAAGTAAACAATCATTCAAATGCTACGGCAATTCAGTTAGATGTTTTTAATGCCAAAGAACGCTCAGAAGCAATTCAAAAAGCAGCTATTGTTATTTCTATGTTACCTACCCGTTTTCATATTGAAGTTGCTAAAGATTGTATTACCTATGGAAAACACATGGTTACCGCCTCATATATTTCTAATGAAATGAAAGCTTTAGATGAAGAAGCAAAAGCAAAAGGATTGGTTTTTATGAATGAAATTGGTTTAGATCCGGGTATCGACCACATGAGTGCGA
It includes:
- a CDS encoding DUF423 domain-containing protein; this translates as MYKNLTTTAVLGVIAVILGAFGAHALKTKLAPEALDSFETAVRYQFFHVLLLLFVNSFTGFTNKEKNKISYFMIAGIVLFSGSIYLIHLANVPAKAIWFVTPLGGILLAVSWSLLAFSFLKRVRKN
- the pckA gene encoding phosphoenolpyruvate carboxykinase (ATP); its protein translation is MTNLDTKTISLDNLGIKNATVRYQLTSDELHNTTIEKEQGVETSFGALAVKTGEFTGRSPKDRFIVKDDITKDQVWWGDINIPFDSEKFDKLYDKVTNYLSNKEVFVRDSYACADEAYKLNIRVVNEYPWSNMFAYNMFLRPTEEELKNFSPEWTVINAPGFMADPAVDGTRQHNFAILNFTKKIALVGGTGYTGEIKKGIFSALNFILPVFKNTLPMHCSANVGKDGDTAIFFGLSGTGKTTLSTDPTRSLIGDDEHGWTAENSIFNFEGGCYAKVIDLSKDKEPEIYGAIKRGAILENVVMDDEGNVDFHDTSITQNTRVSYPIYHIENIQTPSKGENPKNIFFLTADAFGVLPPISKLTPGQAAYHFISGYTAKVAGTEAGVTEPQPSFSACFGAPFMPLHPTRYAEMLSKKMKETGVNVWLVNTGWFAGPYGVGNRMKLKYTRAMINAALTGGLPEGITREHYHIHSVFGLAQPRTCPGVPDELLSQRKAWNNDEAYYKTAHKLADSFRNNFKKFEDYANDEILAGGPPVAEK